The sequence below is a genomic window from Myxococcales bacterium.
AGGCACATGGGACAAAGCTCGCAGCCTGGGCTTCGTGCTCGCGGATCTGGCGCTCGGGGCCCTGGAGACCGCGTCGCCGGTCGAATCGCCGGTGTTGGAAGTGCAGGTGGAACAATTGTTGAGCCCTGTGAAGAGCCTGCTGTTCATCATGGGGTTCCTGATCCACCTGCTGGAATTCGACGCGCAGGATGTGGTGAAGGATCAGCCGGACATTTGCGGCTGGTTCGGCTGCGTGGACGATCGCCTGGGCATGGTCCGGCTCGGCCCGCTGGCGCTGATCACCTCGCCGGGCGAAACCTTCCCCGAAACCCTGATCGGCCGCGAGGCGAGCGATTACGATTACGGCGATCCGTGGGGTGTCTTTCATTTCCCGGCCATGACCGGAATTTTGTCCTCGATGAACGCCGAGGTTCCGATGCTGATGTCTGTCTGCGGCAATGAGGTCGCCTATTTGATTCCGGAAAGCGATTATCACCCGTACGGTCACCCCGATCATTACGAGGAAGACCTTTGTTTCGGCCGGCAAAACGAGGAAATCTATCGGCAGGCGGCGATCAAGCTGCTCGAATCGAAATGAAATCGGCCGGGCTTAGCCTTCCGGCGCGGGTCGGCGGGCGGGGCTGACCGATAAAAGCGACTGAACGCAGCCGGCGAGGTGCGCGGCGAAGGCGGCGTATCCCCGGTCGTTCGGATGCCAGTCATCCTGGCTGAGGTACCCCATCGCCCGCCAGTAATCGGCGGCGGGCGGCGGCGCGCAGACGGGCAGCCCGTTTTCCTGGCCAAAAGCCGCGATGGTCGAATTGGCCAGGCTTTCGTGATATTGCCCGAAGACGGCGGTCTTGCCATCAGCGCGCAGCAGCGCCGTGATATTCCCCAAATCGGCACGCAGCCATTGGTCGAGGAATCGCGTTTCGGTTTGATCCGGATCGTCCGTTTCGGAAGGCGCGGAAAGCGACCCGCCGAAGAGGCTTCTTTTGAGAAGCACGAAAAGAGTGCCAACGCGAGAACGTTCCAGTTGCGCGACAATTTTTCGCCGGTCGAACGCCGGCAGGTCGTTTTTTTGCAAAAAAGTGGCATTGCGATAATGCCAGGGGTTGTTGTGGCCGATCACCACGACGAATAAATCGGGAAGACGGGCGGCCGTCGTCAAATCATTTTTCAGTTGGGCGAGCATTTGCGAGGAACTTTGCCCGGGCACGGCGCGCTTGAGCACCTGGATTTTTCGGTCCGGATTTTGTTTCCGCAGATAGCGTTCCAATTGCGCCGGATAGGAAAACGCCGTTTTATCCGAGGCGCCGATGCCGTAGGTATAGCTGTCGCCGTAACAAGCGACGAGAATGTCCGGCGATCCTTGAAACGCCGGGGTGTCGAGCATCTCCGGCGCCACGATGGACCCGTAAATTCTCAGCCCGATCTCGACCGCCACAAGGACGATCAACAGGCCGAACAGCACGGCAAGGAACCGGAACAGACAGCGTTTCCACCTGACGCGCCGATCGAAACCGAAATGTTTTTTACCTGGCAAAAGGTCCATCGAGCGGCAGTTTTTCCGATTTGTCCGGGGTTGTCCAGCGGTTGTTCGCCGCACCGGGCGAATGGTATCTTTTTCGGCGCCGACGGATTGTCGAGGAGGGATGGAGCATGACCGCACGTGGCACCTGGGAAGAGACGACCGCTACCAGCACGGCCGGGACGCTGGCGAGTATCGTTCGCCGTCTGCCGGGAATCTGGGCCGCTCGCCGCCGGGCGCGACAACTCGCGGCCGGCCTGCCGGTTCACTCCGGTCCGCCGGCGCTGCCGGATTTGCCGCTCCTTGAATCGTGGCTGCGGGGCATCTGCCGGACGCCGCACCGCCGGCCGGGCACGCCGGAAGGCCGGCAGGCCGAAGAATGGGTGGCCGACCGGTTGCGCGAATTCGGGCTCGCGGACGTAACCCTCGACCCGATTCCGATCGAGGTCTGGACGGCGGACCGCTGGTCGCTGACGGTCGGCGGCCGGGTCATCCCGAGTTTTTTCATTGTCAACACGGCCTTCACCGGCGACGCCGGCCTTGCCGCGCCGCTGGTTTACGTCGGCACGGGAACCGCCGCGGATTTCGCGGGCACGGAGGTCGGCGGCAAGATCGTCGTCGCCGACGTGCCGTTCCCGCGCATGCCCACCGGGCTCTTGATGAAGGTTCTACGCGCCAGCTACGCGCTTTCCGATCCCGATCGCGTGATTTCACCCTGGTCGTCTCAATACCTCAATTTCGTGCGTCAGAACTTCATCGGCGGCGCGGCATCGGCCGCGGCGGCGCCGGCGAAGGATGTGTATTGGCAGGCGGTGCGACAGGGCGCGCGCGGCGTTTGTCTGATCTTGCGCGACCAGCCGTCGAATTCGAACACGCATTACGGCCCCTATGACGGCGTCATGAAACCGCTTCCCGGTTTGTGGATCGGCAAGGAGGATGGCGTCGAATTGCGCACGCTGGCCCGGCAAGGCGCGCCGGCCGTGCTGACCCTCGCGGGGCGGCAGGAACCGGGGACCATGCGCAACGTGTGGGGTGTCTTACCCGGCCGGTCCGCCGAAACGATTCTGCTCACCTCGCACCACGACAGCCCGTTCAAAGGCGTGGTGGAAGACGGGGCGGGCGTGACGCAGGTGCTTGCGCAGGCGTGGGCTTGGGCGCAAGTGCCGCCGGAAGACCGGCCGAAAACCCTGGTTTTCGTCGTGGATGCCGGCCATTTTTACGGTTCGCAGGGCGCGCACGAATTCGCCCGCCGGCACGCCGACCTCATGAAGCGGACGCGGATTCTGATCACCCTCGAGCACCTCGGCGGCAAGGAAGTGACGGAGCGGGCGCACCGCTATGTCGAAACCGGCCTGCCCGCGTTGACGGTGATGTTCACCTCGGCCGAGCCGACGACCGTCGCGTCGGTCGTGCGCGCGCTGCATGCCGCGCCGGCCCGGCGCACCGCCGCGATCCCGTCGGACCTGATCGCTCCCGTGCCGACTTCCGACGCCTCGGGGTACGTCGTCGAGGCGGGCGTCCCGGTCATTTCGTGGATCGGCTGCCCGTACTATCTGCTGGACGAGAACGATACGCTGGAGATGGTCGAGCGCGGGGATCTGGTGCCGATCTGCCGCACCGTGACCGAATTGGTCAAAATCCACCAGGCGCTGTGACGGGCGCGCCGGTCCTCGTCAGGGGCGCGGTTCGCCGGTAAAGCCCGCCGGGAAGGACGCCAGCCAGACGGCCTTGGAATGCGCCAGGCCGAAATACACCGTCGATCCCAAAACCGCCGCCGCAACGGACTCGTCGAGCAAATAGCCCGAATCGATCGATATTGGTTGCCACATTTCGCCGTCGCGGAAGAAATACCAGACATGTTCACTGCCGGTGGCGCCCAGGTGCGGTTCGCCGGTGCCCGCCACCGCGACGGTCGAATATTCCAATCCCGCTGCGGCGACCATTTCGGACGACAATTCGCCGTCGATCAGGCTGCCCAGTTTCAGGCTGCCGGCGCCCGTCAGATGGCTGACGAAAACTCCGCCGTCGCCGGATACCGCGATGTCCGGGTCGATGCCGCTGGTGAGGCTCGGATCGAATTGTCTGGTTTCCCAGTCGCCGGTCTCGTTGGTGAGGTACTTCACGGTCGTAATGGAGTACGGGTAAAGATAGGAAGGCAGGGCGAGCCGGTAAGCGATGTGCAGATACCCCTGCGAATCCGCGGCCACGACCTTTTCCAGGATGTCCAAACCAGGGATTTCATCCAGCAGGGTCGTTTCCCAGTCGCCGGTTTGATTGGTGGCATACATCAATTGATGACCGCCGACCGAGTAGACGACGTGGGCCGCCCCCGCCGCATCGACGGCGATCGCCGGCTCGGTATGGTTGTAAATCCCCTTTTCAACGGTTTGGCCGGCGAGGATGTTTTCGATGATCCACGATCCCGTTTTGTTGCTGGCGTACCAGAGTTTGGAATTCTGGTGATCGCCGAGCACGGCATGAACAAAACCGTCGGCGTCCGTCGCCATGTCCACGATACCCGACTGGCCGACCGAGTCCAGCAGGGTTTCGATGTGCCAACTGCCTCCCTGGCGGACGGCATAGCGCCATTCGGCGACCGGCTCGCGCAAGTAGGTCAGGTGCCGACGACGTTGGCCGTCCACGGCTAGCGCGACGTTGGAGTCGACCATCCCGAAATCCGCCAGCGTCACGAACCGCCAATCCTTGCCGATCGGGTTGGTCGCGTACCGAAGGGTGCCCTCGACCATCAGGCTGAGGTGCAACTGCCCGGATGCGTCCCTGGCCAATGAGGGGTAGAAATCGGTGCCGTATTCGTACTCCGGCGCGGTCGCGGTGGCGATCATTTCCCGCTCCCAGGACGCCGCCGGCCGGGTGATGTGATAGAGCTGACTTTTCGGAGAGCCGTTTCGGCCGGCGATCAAATGCGGTTTGTCCTGGTCGTCCAGCAGCAAGGCCAGGGAGTTGGTCGATTCCATATCGTTGTAAACGACCTCCGTTTGCCAGCCCTGCGGCCCGCGCACGGCGTAACCGATCACCCGTCGATTGTCGTTGGCGGAAGCGACGTGCGGATGGCCGGCGCTGTCCACGGCGATCGCCATCTGCGGCTCGACGGAATAGGAGGGGTCGTCGAGGATTTTCTCCATTTGCCAGTTGCCGCCGGCATTGGTGACGTAATGGTAACTGTCGACGGATTCGTTGCGGCGATAATAGGCGAGGTGGGCCTTACCTTGTCGGTCCAGCGCCAGTACGGGGTCGGCGCCCCACAGGTTGTCGGCCGGTTCGATCCATTCCACTTCCCAGGCGCCGGTGGTGTTTTGGGCGTAATACAACTGCCGGTTGCTGACGAAGCAGGCGTGGATAAAACCTTCGGCATCCAGCGCCAGATCGGGAGTGTAGTGACTAAGGGTGTCGTCGTTCCGGATCGGTTCGGTGACCCATTCGCCCGAAGCGTCGGTGGCGTAGCGGACCTGGCCGTGGCGCACGTCGAGGAAGACGACGTGCAAATGCCCCGCGGCGTCCGCGGCCATCGCCGGGCTTGGCCCGCGCGCCGTTTCGTCGATCGCGATTGCCGCGGTTTTGCCGTCGGGGAAGCATCGATAAACGACCGGCATGGCGCCACGGATCGTGGCGACCGCCGCCGCCCCACCGGGCAGGAGCGCCAGATGGGTTTGCGAATAGCTACAGCCGCCGTCGATCAGCTCGATCCCTAAGCTGTCGACGACAGTGTCGTCGTTGTCGTCATTGTCGTTGTCGTTGTCGTCGTCATCGTTGTCGTCGTCATCGTTGTCGTTGTTGTCATCGTCGACATCATTGTCATTGTCATCGTTATCGTCGTTGTCGTCGCCATTATCGTCGTTGTCGTCGTCGTTCCCGTCGTTGTGGTCGTCATTGTTCTGATCAACGCAAGCCGCAGCGAAAAGCGACATCAGAACGAACATCGAGGTCAGGAAAAGAAGGAATGGTTTTAAATGCATCGCGGACATGGCGCACTCCTCGCGCATTTGGTGTCCCCCCAGTGAGCGGGAACAGCAATCAACTTTCCAAATGTTGTCTCCCGAATTTGCCTGAACGACTGAGCTTCTCTTCAAATAGTATTTCGCCGATTGGAAATCTTGTCAAACGGGTGGGAGTCCGGCGGGGGCCGAGGCCGAAAGGCCGACGGGTCGCCAATATGGTGGCGGTCCGCCGATTTTGCTAGAATCGCGCGCAAAGGAGCAAGGCCATGGGATTTTATTACCGCAAATCGGCCAATCTCGGGCCGTTTCGGCTGAACGTCAGTAAGTCGGGACTCGGCTTTTCGGTCGGCGGCAGGGGATTCCGGTCGGGCGTTTCCTCCACGGGGCGAAAGTACACGTCGATGAGTTTGCCGGGAACCGGCCTGCGCTATGTCAAATACCACGGGAAATCATCCACCGGATGCCTGCTGCCCGTGCTGGTCTTTTTAACGGTCGTCGCGATGGCGTTCTGGTTTATCCGATAACGAGCAAGGAGAAGGCCGATGCATTTCGACATCATGCGCGTTTTGCGGACCCCTCATTCGGAGCGTTTCGTGCTGCAGCGGGAAGGTCGGGACGCGGCCGGCGTCGACCTGCATTATCTGGTCGGCGGCGTCGTCGCGGGCACCGTTTCGATCTTCCACGACGCGGGCATCGGCGATAACGACGTCCCGGCCGTGCTGGCCTTCATCGACGAGTCGCTGTTGCCCGAAGCCAGCATCGCCGAAGGCAACATCCATTTCACCGTGATCATCGGCAATGTTCTAGGCAGCTTCTCGGCCGAGGCGCCGGCCGGGCAATGACGATCGAATGATCCGCTCGACTCACTTCGCCGCCGCGCGATCCAACGGCCCAGCCAGCAGCGCGACGACGGCGCACGGCAGGGCGGCGGAAAACATCGCCAGGCGGAAACCGACCCAATCGGCGGCCGGGCCGACGAGGTAGGGGAAAAACATCGCGCCCACCGTCGCGGCGAGGTATCCCAGCGAGAAGACCACGCCCGAAAACCAGGCGGGGAAACGGCCCACGTAGCTGGCGATGAGCGGAAAAATCGCCGCCGACGCCAACCCCGTCACGAAGCAGAATCCTTCCGAAACCCAGCGCCAGGGCGACAATGATACCGCCGCGATGCCCAGCGCCATGAGCCAACCGGCGGCGCTGATCAGGCCGGTGGTGCGGAACCGTCCCATCAGGCGCACGGCGCCGAACCGGCCGACCGTCAAACCCAGCCAGAAGAGCGAAACCGTCAAGCCGGCGCGCGAGGCGCGCGAGGCGAAGATGTCGATCTGAAATTTCGCCAGCCAGACGTTGAAGATGTTTTCGGCGCCGACGTACAGCCACAGCGCCAGCAGGATCACCAGCACCAGCCGCGGGTTCGCGCGGCGGATTTCGGCGAGCTGGCGCGGGCGGACGTTTTGCCGGTTGGGAATGTCGGGCAGCGTTGTCGTCAGGTAGTAGACGAGCAAAACCAGCGACAGGATTCCTTCGCCGATCAGCACGCCGCGCCAGGAGACGCCGCGGGTCAGCGCCTGCCCGATGACCACCGGCGTGGCCAGTACGCCGATCGCGAAAAAGCCGTTGATCAGGCCCAGGGGTCGTTCGGCCGACGGCTTGATCAACGAGGTGACGCACATCCCCGGGTAGATGGCCGGAAAGCCGTACCCGAAACCGATCAGCGCGTAACAGGCCGTCAGCGACCGCAGGCTGTCGGCCGCGCCGCCGGCCAGAAAAAGCCCCAGCCCCTGCGCCGCGATGCCCAGCATCAGGGTCGCCTTCGACGACAGTTTTCCCAGGACGAAATTGATCGCCAGGATCGCCACGCACATGCCGCCGAAAAACATCAGCGACAACAAGCCGCCTTGGGCGCGGTCGGCGCCGAAATCGCGCAGCACGGCGTCGAGCAGCGGCCCGAGCGAGATCATCACCATGCCGGCGGTGGCGGCGGTCGGGTAGAAGGGTCGGATCGAAGGTTGCCGGGTCATGAAGTGGAGTTCTTTCCGTCAGGCGGTTGGTTTGAGTTTTCGGCTGAAACGCTGTTCCAGGCGATCGAAATACGTGTAGAACACCGGCGTGACGTAGAGCGTCACGAACTGCGAAAACGCCAGGCCGCCGACGACGGCCAGACCCAAAGGCTGGCGCGCTTCGCCGCCGGCGCCGAAGCCCAGGGCGATCGGCAGCGTGCCCACCAGCGCGGCCATCGTGGTCATCATGATCGGCCGGAAGCGGACGCTCGCCGCGTGCCGGATGGCTTCGGCGGCCGTGCGCGTGCCGTCCTGCCGCGCCTCGATGGCGAAATCGATCATCATGATCGCGTTCTTTTTGGCCACGCCGATCAGCATGATGATCCCCACCAGTCCGTAGACGTTCAGGTCGATGCCGAACAGCCACAGCGTCAGCAGGGCGCCGAACCCGGCGAACGGCAGGCCGGAGAGAATCGTCAGCG
It includes:
- a CDS encoding SGNH/GDSL hydrolase family protein, which produces MDLLPGKKHFGFDRRVRWKRCLFRFLAVLFGLLIVLVAVEIGLRIYGSIVAPEMLDTPAFQGSPDILVACYGDSYTYGIGASDKTAFSYPAQLERYLRKQNPDRKIQVLKRAVPGQSSSQMLAQLKNDLTTAARLPDLFVVVIGHNNPWHYRNATFLQKNDLPAFDRRKIVAQLERSRVGTLFVLLKRSLFGGSLSAPSETDDPDQTETRFLDQWLRADLGNITALLRADGKTAVFGQYHESLANSTIAAFGQENGLPVCAPPPAADYWRAMGYLSQDDWHPNDRGYAAFAAHLAGCVQSLLSVSPARRPAPEG
- a CDS encoding M28 family peptidase encodes the protein MTARGTWEETTATSTAGTLASIVRRLPGIWAARRRARQLAAGLPVHSGPPALPDLPLLESWLRGICRTPHRRPGTPEGRQAEEWVADRLREFGLADVTLDPIPIEVWTADRWSLTVGGRVIPSFFIVNTAFTGDAGLAAPLVYVGTGTAADFAGTEVGGKIVVADVPFPRMPTGLLMKVLRASYALSDPDRVISPWSSQYLNFVRQNFIGGAASAAAAPAKDVYWQAVRQGARGVCLILRDQPSNSNTHYGPYDGVMKPLPGLWIGKEDGVELRTLARQGAPAVLTLAGRQEPGTMRNVWGVLPGRSAETILLTSHHDSPFKGVVEDGAGVTQVLAQAWAWAQVPPEDRPKTLVFVVDAGHFYGSQGAHEFARRHADLMKRTRILITLEHLGGKEVTERAHRYVETGLPALTVMFTSAEPTTVASVVRALHAAPARRTAAIPSDLIAPVPTSDASGYVVEAGVPVISWIGCPYYLLDENDTLEMVERGDLVPICRTVTELVKIHQAL
- a CDS encoding DUF4236 domain-containing protein, whose product is MGFYYRKSANLGPFRLNVSKSGLGFSVGGRGFRSGVSSTGRKYTSMSLPGTGLRYVKYHGKSSTGCLLPVLVFLTVVAMAFWFIR
- a CDS encoding MFS transporter, whose amino-acid sequence is MTRQPSIRPFYPTAATAGMVMISLGPLLDAVLRDFGADRAQGGLLSLMFFGGMCVAILAINFVLGKLSSKATLMLGIAAQGLGLFLAGGAADSLRSLTACYALIGFGYGFPAIYPGMCVTSLIKPSAERPLGLINGFFAIGVLATPVVIGQALTRGVSWRGVLIGEGILSLVLLVYYLTTTLPDIPNRQNVRPRQLAEIRRANPRLVLVILLALWLYVGAENIFNVWLAKFQIDIFASRASRAGLTVSLFWLGLTVGRFGAVRLMGRFRTTGLISAAGWLMALGIAAVSLSPWRWVSEGFCFVTGLASAAIFPLIASYVGRFPAWFSGVVFSLGYLAATVGAMFFPYLVGPAADWVGFRLAMFSAALPCAVVALLAGPLDRAAAK